ttagaAATGTtggtaattacttttaaaattttcagagAAACATTATGATTATTCTGATTTTGACTTGAACTCTTCGCATTCCTCTCCTCCCTCCCTCCTATCGGTTGTGAGTTAGTCttttaacaagaaaaatatattttatagctcttaaaaaaatattttggacaagtaCGACCGCTTtaacttgaataattttttattgaatttgttacaacttcaaaatacatttaattgtgCGTCGCTGGCGCAGTTGTTAAGCGCTTGAACGGACCGGACCGAAATCTATATGCCCAAGTTCGATCCCCGCCACATACGAAtgtatttttctcttttcgaatttcatttgttaaataaaatgaaaataaacatcgtgatgcaacctgcacatatcagagaagatattcaaagatatgtgtcaAGTTAAACAACTCACACTGGGCATGCGTTGTGTTCCAACCTAGTCATCACTAAATTGGGTAGACTCTTAAGCCCTAATTGGGGACAACATATATGAGTCGAAgataaaaattgtgtaaaaaaagcCTTGTGATTTGTATTATGAACTAAAATCACATAAATTTGACACAtcaagaaattataatttatgtttatgacTGTTAATTCCTCGACTCATTGTTTTTGTGGATTTCTTAAACctattagataaaataatagcGGATTTCAACGAAAAATTTGTATCATCAAATAAGTTGTGCAATAAATGACAACAGACGAAATattcttgttattttatttaacgtttACAACAAACACTTACATATATGCTTATCGTTTTTAGTTCGGATCGGTGACCTCATTGATACCattttatcgataaaaaaatcatgtcgATATTGTAAAGGTACAGCACTTTCGAGTCATTACACCGGCGTACGCCGCATGCGACGCATGTGTGTAGAGTGTTACGTAACGTGaccttaaaaatgttgttctATGTATTAGTGTGCGCGTTTGCATTTGCACATGCTCAAGAACAAAATAGTCCGGCAGTAAATACAACACAAGGATGGATCCAGGGCTCATTGGTAACTGATGGCAACTACCACGTCTTTTATGGAATACATTACGCTGGTTTTGTATCAGGAGGGAACAGGTTTAAGGTAAGTTTATCATATCTACCTACATATAGTTAACAGTGCAAAGTCAATATCATACATGTAGTCAACGATTCATCgcgttatttatttaggtaaTAATTCAGATACGAAAATAATCAGTTATAtaaggtataaaatatataaaaatggcaTATGAAGGACTTGTTTTGATTTAATGAAGTTCTATTTTTACacattacatatataatgtagataaataaaaaaatgtcaactgTATGCGTATTTCTTACTGAAGATTATAggtttttcaaagataaatatgaattaagaTATAAAGTGTTCTTAGATTTGTTAGTACTAACGAGAATCAAAGTATAAACAAAGTATTTTGGTTACACTACGTCTAGTAAGTACTGGAGCTCTGAGTGTAACGaaacgaaattattattacaacttCAAATCACGTGCGTACGATactctgtattaaaaaatacaggtTGCTTAAACACAAGCGAACGAAGATAAGCTTGACGttataagaagaaaataaaatattattagaacCTTTTATCCGTCTACGGCaacaattatacatttatgatGTTACTACcctttgcccgcgactccgtcgacgcggaattgaaacaaaaactttataagtatgtgcctatgtgttcttccagactattttctaaatctgtgccaaattttattaagatctttttatttgttttcattatttcagtaaaatataaatattttcaggcGCCGCCTCCTCCGCCCTCATACCCTGGTGTTTTCCACGCAATCAACAGCGGTGTGATATGCGCCCATCCCACATCCAGAGGCATCGTTGGTGTCGAAGATTGCCTGACCCTCAGCATTTACACTGCTAATCTGACCGCCGCTCAGCCGGTACTGGTGTGGCTGCAAGGTGAAGAGTACACAACTACTGACACTACGCTACATTCTTTCAAGAACTTCGTCGACAGAAATGTGGTGGTGGTCAACGTAAATTACCGCCTGTCGATCTTTGGATTTCTATGCCTAGGTGTACCAGAAGCACCGGGCAATGCCGGTCTTAAAGATGTTGTTCAAGCATTGAAATGGATACAAGAAAACATTGCTGGATTCGGTGGAAATCCCAATAATGTTGTCCTCTTTGGTCATGGTTCGGGCGCAGCGATGGTTGACCTCCTCACTCTGTCGCCTACCGCAGAAAATCTTATGCACAAAGCCATCACTCAAAGTGGGTCTGCATTGTCCCCCGGAGCTATCTCGTATAAACCTATTGAATACGCTGAAGCTTTGGGCGCTAAACTTGGCTACACAGGAAAATCAAGAGAAGAATTAGCAAGACTATTAACAACAAcagatataactttattagCCACAGCTCTCACAGAATTTGAATTCTTCAATAACACAGCTTTGTTCGCTCCTTGCATTGAGAATAATGTCGATAGtaacaatacaattatttcCGACGCTCCAATTAACATTATCCGTTCTGGTAATTACAGTCATATACCTTATATGGCTGGATACACAAACAAAGAAGGAACTATAAGAGCTCATGAAGCAGCTTACAGCCAATGGTTAGGAAAGATGCAGACAAATTTCGATGACTTTATCCAAGTAGATTTAGATGTTGCAACAAATTCAAACAAGACAGCCATTGTTGAATCAATAagagagttttatttttcacaacaAATAATCAATATGAAAACTATCGAAGATTATTTAGATTACCATGGAGATACAATGATTCTTGTGACAGCTATTAGAGGAGTGAGGGAGAGAGCGCTCACGTCAAAAGCTAAAGTTTACCTTTATGAGTTTGCTTACACAGGATCGTTAAATTCCGACTGGCCCTTGCCGCAGATACCACTAACTGGTGTCAGGCACGGAGGACTTTTAAAGTACCTGCTCAATATCAATTTAACCCAAATTGAGGGATTTATGAGGGAAACAGTTATGAAACAttatttgtcatttatttacaatgggtaagttgaaacttattttttgtaataacaaaacatttttctacaCTAGCTGATCTCGGCATACCTTGCAGACAATAGGATCAAAAAAGCGGAAGTCAGAATCTATATACATAGTTTTAAGTCTCAGTGGTTTCGGCTGTGTGGTGATATATAAGTCAGTCAGTAAATCAACTTTGTCAGTCCAGGCGTTaagtttaatacatatttattaatttctgttCCAGGACACAAGCTATTCCGTACGACTCGTTATGGGATCCTATATCAAGCTCCAGATttccatatttaataatagaagGTGGGGAATATGCACCAAATTTGTCCATGTCTCGTATACAACAGAGGTACAATCCCCATGAAAGGACTATGTCATTCTGGAACGATAACTACGCAAGGCTGTACGTTGCCCCATCTCCAGTATCGTCAGCGGCAAAACTTATAAGTTTATTCCTACTTGTGGGTCTATTTCAACTATTGTTAAATGTACTGTAAACGGAAATTTTGTACTATGCTGTACTATACTCGATCCTAAGTGGTATGCGAATTTAATTCCTTGGCTGACCTTTTATACTTTACAAAGCTTTTCTATTAAGCGACTTGTCGCGAAAGGAGACTACGACAAATTATTGCTTATTAAAATCTAACTAGCGGGTGTGGCGGG
This DNA window, taken from Papilio machaon chromosome 16, ilPapMach1.1, whole genome shotgun sequence, encodes the following:
- the LOC123721773 gene encoding venom carboxylesterase-6-like, giving the protein MLFYVLVCAFAFAHAQEQNSPAVNTTQGWIQGSLVTDGNYHVFYGIHYAGFVSGGNRFKAPPPPPSYPGVFHAINSGVICAHPTSRGIVGVEDCLTLSIYTANLTAAQPVLVWLQGEEYTTTDTTLHSFKNFVDRNVVVVNVNYRLSIFGFLCLGVPEAPGNAGLKDVVQALKWIQENIAGFGGNPNNVVLFGHGSGAAMVDLLTLSPTAENLMHKAITQSGSALSPGAISYKPIEYAEALGAKLGYTGKSREELARLLTTTDITLLATALTEFEFFNNTALFAPCIENNVDSNNTIISDAPINIIRSGNYSHIPYMAGYTNKEGTIRAHEAAYSQWLGKMQTNFDDFIQVDLDVATNSNKTAIVESIREFYFSQQIINMKTIEDYLDYHGDTMILVTAIRGVRERALTSKAKVYLYEFAYTGSLNSDWPLPQIPLTGVRHGGLLKYLLNINLTQIEGFMRETVMKHYLSFIYNGTQAIPYDSLWDPISSSRFPYLIIEGGEYAPNLSMSRIQQRYNPHERTMSFWNDNYARLYVAPSPVSSAAKLISLFLLVGLFQLLLNVL